From Onychostoma macrolepis isolate SWU-2019 chromosome 05, ASM1243209v1, whole genome shotgun sequence, one genomic window encodes:
- the cdc26 gene encoding anaphase-promoting complex subunit CDC26: protein MLRRKPTRLELKLDDTEEFESVKKELESRKKQRDEVDVVGVATSSEMSGASGGGTDGKTREQMIHERIGYKPHPKPNTLPSLFGNLQF from the exons ATGCTGCGCAGGAAACCCACGCGCCTGGAGCTGAAGCTGGATGACACGGAGGAGTTTGAAAGCGTCAAGAAAGAGCTGGAG AGTCGGAAGAAACAGAGAGATGAGGTGGATGTAGTTGGTGTCGCCACATCCAGCGAGATGAGCGGAGCATCAGGTGGCGGCACGGACGGGAAGACCAGGGAGCAGATGATCCACGAGCGAATCGGTTACAAACCCCACCCAAAGCCTAACACGTTACCGTCGCTTTTTGGGAACCTTCAGTTTTGA
- the slc31a1 gene encoding high affinity copper uptake protein 1 produces the protein MSNPHSHHIHPTMQPAVSDHHGDHMTSSDTGHGDHMMMMMQMTFYFGYKNVELLFAGLVINTPGEMVGACIGVFLLAVFYEGLKIGREFLLRRNQVNVRYNSMPVPGADGTVLMETHKTVGQRMLSLAHFLQTFLHIIQVVVSYFLMLVFMTYNGYLCIAVAAGAGFGYFLFSWKKAVVVDITEHCH, from the exons ATGTCAAATCCACACAGTCACCATATACACCCAACCATGCAGCCTGCTGTCTCAGACCATCATGGGGACCATATGACGTCCTCCGACACAGGCCATGGGGAtcacatgatgatgatgatg CAAATGACCTTCTACTTTGGCTACAAAAATGTGGAGCTGCTATTCGCTGGGCTGGTCATCAACACACCAGGAG AAATGGTAGGCGCGTGCATTGGTGTGTTCTTGCTGGCTGTGTTCTACGAGGGTCTGAAGATCGGCCGTGAGTTCCTGTTGAGAAGGAATCAGGTGAACGTGCGTTACAACTCCATGCCTGTCCCAGGAGCTGATGGCACCGTGCTCATGGAAACACATAAAACAGTCGG CCAGCGAATGCTGAGTCTCGCGCACTTCTTACAGACGTTTCTTCACATCATCCAAGTGGTGGTCAGTTACTTCCTCATGCTGGTGTTCATGACGTACAACGGGTACCTGTGCATCGCAGTGGCGGCGGGAGCCGGCTTCGGCTACTTCCTGTTCAGCTGGAAGAAGGCAGTAGTGGTGGATATTACAGAACACTGCCATTAA
- the prpf4 gene encoding U4/U6 small nuclear ribonucleoprotein Prp4: MSDEDEAPIVKKARIFYGSLEEKEKERLSREGKSTSAKDAVKAGIEAGHINISSGESMEMEDRVSERQLEVLAEFERRKRARQITVSTDDVEVKACLRALGEPIMLFGEGPADRRERLRNILSVVGPDALKKSKKEDEKSKRTQDEYQQTWYHEGPSSLKEARIWLAKYSLPRAVERLDAARAQKEIPESTRTVKQQELHKTLRNVNNFCSQIGDDRPISHCQFSPNSKMLVTASWSGLCKLWKVPDCTLVRTLRGHNTNVGAISFHPQATLTLEESDVNMASCAVDGSVKLWSLDSDEPVADIEGHSMRVARVAWHPSGRFLGTTCYDNSWRLWDLEAQEEILHQEGHSKGVHDLHFHPDGSLAGTGGLDAFARVWDLRTGRCIMFLEGHHKEIYSINFSPNGFHAATGSGDNTCKVWDLRHRRCMYTIPAHENLVSSVKFQPNDGHFLLTGAYDNTAKVWTHPGWSPLKTLAGHEGKVMGLDLSPDGQLIATCSYDRTFKLWMAE, encoded by the exons ATGTCGGATGAAGACGAAGCTCCAATTGTGAAAAAGGCCAGGATCTTCTATGGAAGCCTTGAAGAAAAGGAGAAGGAGCGTCTCAGCCGTGAGGGAAAATCTACCTCTGCCAAAGATGCTGTTAAAGCTGGCATTGAGGCTGGACATATTAATATCTCCAGTG GTGAGTCTATGGAGATGGAGGACCGTGTGAGTGAGCGACAGTTAGAAGTGCTGGCAGAGTTTGAGCGAAGAAAGAGAGCGAGACAAATCACGGTCTCTACTGATGATGTAGAGGTCAAGGCCTGCCTCCGAGCTCTTGGCGAGCCAATCATGCTGTTTGGGGAGGGGCCTGCAGACAGACGAGAGAG ATTGAGGAACATTCTTTCAGTAGTTGGTCCTGATGCCTTGAAGAAATCAAAGAAAGAGGATGAAAAATCAAAACGGACTCAAGATGAG TATCAGCAGACATGGTACCATGAAGGACCTTCATCTCTAAAAGAGGCACGTATTTGGTTAGCCAAGTATTCACTACCCAG AGCAGTGGAAAGGTTAGATGCTGCAAGGGCACAAAAAGAGATTCCAGAGTCTACAAGAACAGTTAAACAGCAAGAGCTTCACAAGACCCTACGG aatGTGAATAACTTCTGCAGCCAAATTGGTGATGACCGTCCAATATCTCACTGCCAGTTTAGCCCCAACTCTAAGATGCTTGTGACTGCTTCATG GAGTGGCTTGTGTAAATTGTGGAAAGTTCCAGATTGTACACTTGTACGCACATTAAGAG GTCACAATACCAATGTGGGAGCGATTAGCTTTCACCCTCAAGCCACACTCACACTCGAGGAGTCGGATGTCAATATGGCATCCTGTGCTGTAGATGGATCTGTTAAGCTGTGGAGTTTAGACAG TGATGAGCCTGTAGCAGACATTGAGGGGCACTCTATGAGGGTGGCTCGGGTGGCCTGGCATCCCTCTGGGCGGTTTCTGGGAACAACTTg CTATGATAATTCATGGCGACTTTGGGATCTTGAAGCCCAAGAAGAAATTCTGCATCAGGAGGGTCATAGTAAAGGTGTCCATGACCTGCACTTCCACCCAGATGGCTCTCTGGCAGGAACTGG TGGTTTGGATGCATTTGCTCGTGTCTGGGACCTGCGTACTGGTCGTTGTATCATGTTCCTGGAAGGCCACCACAAAGAGATTTATAGCATCAATTTCTCACCAAACGG CTTTCACGCAGCAACAGGAAGTGGAGATAACACCTGTAAAGTGTGGGACCTTCGTCATAGAAGGTGTATGTACACAATTCCTGCCCATGAGAACCTTGTGTCTTCAGTTAAATTCCAAC CTAACGATGGGCATTTTTTGCTGACTGGTGCATATGACAACACAGCCAAAGTGTGGACCCATCCTGGCTGGTCACCTCTGAAGACTCTGGCAGGTCATGAAGGGAAGGTCATGGGACTTGACCTTTCACCTGACGGACAGCTCATTGCTACCTGCTCTTATGACCGAACCTTCAAACTCTGGATGGCGGAATGA
- the rnf224 gene encoding LOW QUALITY PROTEIN: RING finger protein 224 (The sequence of the model RefSeq protein was modified relative to this genomic sequence to represent the inferred CDS: inserted 1 base in 1 codon) has protein sequence MDGIASGTAEPQETDSTQNRHKDEVDRVLDEVGPASEAPVEGDVEAGAQNSRDSRKLDCIICYSAYNLGERLPRKLYCGHTFCQACLKRLDTLINEQMWIPCPQCRQNTPLPRXGATGLDLDLAAFLGVKAEVENQRTYSQKAPLETKSSFVKQPITDQPPSAWANVAVAEHRFHRSPCCKHCLLCCWWC, from the exons ATGGATGGAATTGCAAGCGGAACGGCAGAACCTCAAGAGACCGACAGCACACAGAATAGACACAAGGATGAAGTGGACAG GGTCTTGGATGAGGTTGGGCCTGCGTCTGAGGCTCCTGTGGAAGGGGACGTGGAGGCTGGAGCACAGAACTCCAGGGACAGTCGGAAACTGGACTGCATCATCTGCTACAGTGCGTATAATCTGGGAGAGAGACTCCCCCGCAAACTCTACTGTGGTCACACATTCTGCCAGGCCTGTCTGAAGCGGCTGGACACCCTCATCAATGAGCAG ATGTGGATCCCCTGTCCACAGTGCCGGCAGAACACTCCTCTACCTC GGGGCGCCACTGGTCTAGACCTAGACCTGGCAGCTTTTCTGGGTGTTAAAGCTGAAGTGGAAAACCAGCGAACCTACAGCCAGAAAGCACCGCTGGAGACCAAGTCCTCCTTTGTAAAGCAGCCAATCACAGATCAACCACCCTCAGCATGGGCCAATGTGGCAGTGGCAGAGCATCGCTTCCACAGAAGCCCTTGTTGCAAGCACTGCCTGCTCTGCTGCTGGTGGTGCTAG